Sequence from the Hamadaea flava genome:
CTGGACGGTCGTGAGGCTCGCCATCGATCTCATCCGGTCGACGAACTCGTGCCCGTCGAGGTGGTCGACCTCGTGCTGGACGACGCGGGCGGCGTACCCGGTGAATTCCTGGTTCACGACCGTGCCGTCTCGTCCGGCGAAGGTGACCACGACCGAGAACGACCGGGGCACCACCCCCATGATCCCCGGTACGCTGAAGCACCCTTCCCAGCCCAGCACGTCGGCCGGGGTGCGCTGCACGATCACGGGGTTGATCATCTCGACGAGCGGCGTCTCGGGCCGGTCGGGGAAGACGTCGGTCTTGCGTACTTCGACGATGACGGCGCGGGCGGAGACGCCGACCTGCGGGGCGGCCAGGCCGGCGCCGTTCAGCGATCGCAGTCGCGTGACCATCGCGTCCAGCAGGTCGTGGGCCTCCGACGGCGGGTCGATCGCCGCGACGGGCACCTTCAGCCGGGGGTCGCCGATGGTGACCAGTCCTTCGCCGGCGAGGCCGGACATCCAGGCACGGTCACTCTTGGCCAAGCTCATCTCGCGGCTCCCCAAGGTACGTACTGCCGTCGGCATCGCTCCACATTGTCGTCGAGCTGTCGGATGAGCGTCTCATAGTCGGGTATTCCCCGCAGCGAGGCGAGGCCGAAGTCCGCTTCGCGGCGAAGCAGCTGCACGGACAGGAAACCCAGGTCGATCGCGGCGCGCAGGCACGACAGCGCCGGCTCGGTCTGCCCCAGTTCCGCGTACACGTGGGCCAGTCGATAGATGATGTAGCCGTTCGTGGGGTGGGCGGCCCGCAGGTCGTCGGCCAGGCGGCGGGCCGTCTCCCGCTGTCCGGCGGCCGCGTGGATGTTCGCGAGCCACGCGGCGGTCCGGCTGTTCGGCTCGGTCGCGCCGAGCCGGTCCAGTGCTTCCGCCCAGGTCCCGGGGCTCAGGTAACCCAGGAGCGTCCACACTGTCACGTCCTCGGGATCGGCCGCCACGGCTTCGCGGGCCACTCGCGCCGCGAGGTCCCCGCTGCCTTCCCAGTGGTACGCCGCCAGCGCGACCGCCCAGCGTGTGTTCGCGTCGGTGGGGTGACCGGGCAGGTACGCGCTCGCGGTCTCGACCGCGTCGGCGGAGCGGCCGAGCAGCATCAGGCACCAGATCCGCAGCTTCTGGGCGGCGAGGTCGGTGGGGTCGGCCGCGAGCACCGAGTCGACCAGCGGAAGCGCGACGTCGGCGAGCCCGGCGTTGGTCAGCGCGCGGGCAAACGCGACCGAGGCGTCGAGGCTGTCGGGGTGCCGGGTGTAGACCGAGCGGCCGGCCCGCAGGGCGTGCTCGTGCCAGCCCATGTCCCAGCAGGCGCGGATGAAGGTGATCTGGGCGATGACCGAACCGGGGTCCGCTTCGAGGGCCGCCTCGACGTCC
This genomic interval carries:
- the def gene encoding peptide deformylase, with translation MSLAKSDRAWMSGLAGEGLVTIGDPRLKVPVAAIDPPSEAHDLLDAMVTRLRSLNGAGLAAPQVGVSARAVIVEVRKTDVFPDRPETPLVEMINPVIVQRTPADVLGWEGCFSVPGIMGVVPRSFSVVVTFAGRDGTVVNQEFTGYAARVVQHEVDHLDGHEFVDRMRSMASLTTVQNYLDHRRDDPSWLTA
- a CDS encoding helix-turn-helix domain-containing protein — encoded protein: MKRRALAERRKMMGFSQEDLAAELGVDRTTVLRWESGETEPQPWHRPRLAKALQLPVEDLADLLSGPPSAYAPGLPPARTLSFEDEPSRELYRRGYGLLAHGDREGIGAAEALLERAVHHDPTFAGAIAARGYTRWRKYFAGWSDSGEALQRALRDVEAALEADPGSVIAQITFIRACWDMGWHEHALRAGRSVYTRHPDSLDASVAFARALTNAGLADVALPLVDSVLAADPTDLAAQKLRIWCLMLLGRSADAVETASAYLPGHPTDANTRWAVALAAYHWEGSGDLAARVAREAVAADPEDVTVWTLLGYLSPGTWAEALDRLGATEPNSRTAAWLANIHAAAGQRETARRLADDLRAAHPTNGYIIYRLAHVYAELGQTEPALSCLRAAIDLGFLSVQLLRREADFGLASLRGIPDYETLIRQLDDNVERCRRQYVPWGAAR